From the genome of Bosea sp. Tri-49, one region includes:
- the flhA gene encoding flagellar biosynthesis protein FlhA → MSDVTAGSGGGMQMPTRGQMGALLNRPDLFLAIGVMGILVVLIFPLPAMLLDMLLALSIILSVLVLMTALFIEEPLEFSAFPTVLLIVTMLRLALNLASTRLILAHGHEGTAAAGHVIEAFGNFVMSGNFVIGVIVFTILIIVNFVVITKGSGRIAEVAARFALDALPGKQMAIDADLSAGLIDQDVAKARRKALEDEANFFGSMDGASKFVRGDAIAGLLITFINVIGGIIIGVAQQGMSFGAAAHSYTLLTVGDGLVSQIPALIVSTAAGLLVSKSGVRGAADKALGKQLSGYPKALGMSAAVMLLIAVLPGIPMLPFLVLAAGSAWLARHFGRLAKARDAEAAVQAQAASPLAADGTPKEETLNDLLKLDELKIEIGYGLLPLVNAPGGADRLTDQVRALRRQLAAELGFVMPAVRIVDNVQLEANHYFIKIKEIDAGHGMVYPGQYMAMDPMGGSVTLPGHNVLEPTFGLPATWIDGALQDEAQLRGYTVVDAATVISTHLTEVLKSHMPELLSHGEVQKLLRELPKDHADLVKEIVPQQISTTGIQRVLQLLLSERISIRDLGTIVEGIAEVAGAIKNPRDIAEHVRVRLARQICAQFSNQHGQLPIITLSPAWESVFAESIVGQGEDRHLAMQPSRLQDFVHQVRDKFEEAARLGEMPSLVTSGMARPFVRQIIERFRRETPVLSQSEIHPRAKLRTVGSV, encoded by the coding sequence ATGAGCGATGTGACGGCAGGCAGCGGCGGCGGCATGCAGATGCCGACGCGCGGCCAGATGGGCGCGCTGCTCAACCGGCCGGACCTATTCCTCGCCATTGGCGTGATGGGCATCCTCGTGGTGCTGATCTTCCCGCTGCCGGCGATGCTGCTCGACATGCTGCTGGCGCTTTCGATCATCCTCTCGGTGCTCGTCCTGATGACGGCGCTGTTCATCGAGGAGCCGCTGGAGTTCTCGGCCTTCCCGACCGTGCTGCTGATCGTGACGATGCTGCGGCTGGCGTTGAACCTCGCCTCGACGCGCCTCATCCTCGCCCATGGCCATGAGGGCACGGCCGCCGCTGGCCACGTCATCGAGGCTTTCGGCAACTTCGTGATGAGCGGCAATTTCGTGATCGGGGTGATCGTCTTCACCATCCTGATCATCGTCAACTTCGTCGTCATCACCAAGGGCTCGGGCCGTATCGCCGAGGTCGCGGCTCGCTTTGCCCTCGACGCCCTGCCGGGCAAGCAGATGGCGATCGATGCCGACCTCTCGGCCGGGCTGATCGACCAGGACGTCGCCAAGGCCCGCCGCAAGGCGCTGGAGGACGAGGCCAACTTCTTCGGCTCGATGGACGGCGCTTCGAAATTCGTGCGCGGCGACGCGATCGCCGGCCTGCTGATCACCTTCATCAACGTCATCGGCGGCATCATCATCGGCGTCGCGCAGCAGGGCATGAGCTTCGGCGCCGCCGCGCACAGCTATACCCTGCTCACCGTCGGCGACGGCCTCGTCAGCCAGATCCCGGCGCTGATCGTCTCGACCGCGGCGGGCCTGCTCGTCTCGAAGTCCGGCGTGCGCGGCGCTGCCGACAAGGCGCTCGGCAAGCAGCTCTCGGGCTACCCCAAGGCGCTCGGCATGTCGGCGGCGGTGATGCTGCTGATCGCGGTCCTGCCCGGCATCCCGATGCTGCCTTTCCTCGTCCTTGCCGCGGGCTCGGCCTGGCTTGCGCGTCATTTCGGCCGGCTTGCCAAGGCGCGCGACGCGGAGGCCGCCGTGCAGGCGCAGGCGGCGTCGCCGCTCGCGGCGGACGGCACGCCGAAGGAAGAGACCCTCAACGACCTGCTCAAGCTCGACGAGCTCAAGATCGAGATCGGCTATGGCCTCCTGCCGCTGGTCAACGCGCCGGGCGGGGCCGACCGGCTGACGGACCAGGTCAGGGCGCTGCGGCGCCAGCTTGCCGCCGAGCTTGGCTTCGTCATGCCGGCGGTGCGCATCGTCGACAACGTCCAGCTCGAGGCGAACCACTACTTCATTAAGATCAAGGAGATCGATGCCGGCCACGGCATGGTCTATCCCGGCCAGTACATGGCGATGGACCCGATGGGCGGCAGCGTCACGCTGCCCGGCCATAACGTGCTAGAGCCGACCTTCGGCCTGCCCGCCACCTGGATCGACGGGGCGCTGCAGGACGAGGCGCAATTGCGCGGCTACACCGTGGTCGACGCGGCAACGGTGATCTCGACCCATCTCACCGAGGTGCTGAAATCGCATATGCCGGAGCTGCTCTCGCATGGCGAGGTGCAGAAGCTCCTGCGCGAATTGCCCAAGGACCACGCCGACCTGGTCAAGGAGATCGTACCGCAGCAGATCTCGACCACCGGCATCCAGCGCGTGCTGCAATTGCTGCTCTCCGAGCGCATCTCGATCCGCGACCTCGGCACCATCGTCGAGGGCATCGCCGAGGTCGCGGGTGCCATCAAGAACCCGCGCGACATCGCCGAGCATGTCCGCGTTCGCCTCGCCCGCCAGATCTGCGCGCAGTTCTCCAACCAGCACGGGCAACTGCCGATCATCACGCTGTCGCCGGCCTGGGAGAGCGTCTTTGCCGAATCGATCGTCGGCCAGGGCGAGGACCGGCACCTGGCCATGCAGCCCTCGCGATTGCAGGACTTCGTCCATCAGGTGCGCGACAAGTTCGAGGAGGCGGCCCGGCTCGGCGAGATGCCGTCGCTGGTCACCTCCGGCATGGCGCGGCCCTTCGTGCGCCAGATTATCGAGCGCTTCCGCCGCGAGACGCCGGTGCTCTCGCAGAGCGAGATCCATCCGCGGGCGAAGCTCAGGACAGTGGGCAGCGTCTGA
- a CDS encoding DMT family transporter produces the protein MSRNAAFFALMCLVWGLTWLPIKVGAQHVPPVFLAASRFVIAGALMLAWAGKDVLRVPTEAWPRVVMTALLLNTGNYTLLFWGTAQAPTGLAAIVNFATIPIFTIIASRLIEGHAIGGRKLAAIGLGAVGLGFLFSTRALGGLAAAKGGPLELWGLAAVAAGTLLYCFGAVWSRPVMGRIPTLTLAGWQTLIGGFGLCLMSAMLETVTPAHFSALVSWPVLPALAVLVIGGSLIGFTIYLRLVRDWGAFRAGLYAFISPAVAVGAGVLALGEPFGPAEAIGSLLMFGAAAIALKR, from the coding sequence ATGTCCCGCAATGCCGCCTTCTTCGCGCTGATGTGCCTCGTCTGGGGTCTGACCTGGCTGCCGATCAAGGTCGGTGCGCAGCATGTGCCGCCGGTCTTCCTCGCCGCCTCGCGCTTCGTCATCGCCGGGGCACTGATGCTGGCCTGGGCCGGCAAGGATGTCTTGCGGGTGCCAACGGAGGCCTGGCCGCGCGTCGTGATGACCGCGCTGCTGCTCAACACCGGCAACTACACCTTGCTGTTCTGGGGCACGGCCCAGGCGCCGACCGGGCTCGCGGCGATCGTCAATTTCGCCACCATCCCGATCTTCACCATCATCGCCAGCCGCCTGATCGAGGGCCATGCAATCGGCGGGCGCAAGCTCGCGGCGATCGGCCTCGGCGCGGTCGGTCTCGGCTTCCTGTTCTCGACGCGGGCGCTGGGCGGGCTCGCCGCGGCCAAGGGCGGACCGCTCGAGCTCTGGGGGCTGGCGGCGGTCGCCGCCGGCACGCTGCTCTATTGCTTTGGTGCGGTCTGGTCGCGGCCGGTGATGGGCCGCATCCCGACGCTGACGCTGGCCGGCTGGCAGACGTTGATCGGCGGCTTCGGGCTCTGCCTGATGTCGGCCATGCTGGAGACCGTCACCCCGGCCCATTTCAGCGCGCTCGTATCCTGGCCGGTGCTGCCGGCGCTGGCCGTGCTCGTCATCGGCGGCTCGCTGATCGGCTTCACCATCTATCTGCGGCTGGTGCGCGACTGGGGCGCCTTCCGCGCCGGGCTCTACGCCTTTATCAGCCCGGCGGTCGCGGTCGGAGCCGGCGTGCTCGCGCTCGGCGAACCGTTCGGCCCAGCCGAGGCGATTGGCAGTCTCCTGATGTTCGGTGCGGCGGCGATCGCGCTCAAGCGCTGA
- the flbD gene encoding sigma-54-dependent transcriptional regulator FlbD, with protein sequence MRLIIVGSLKGQLITAAKIAVSQGAAVTHAESIEQALAVLRAKGGDLLMVDVEQPIAKLVAALEAERIRTPLVACGTSTDARAAVAAIQAGAREYVPLPPDPELIAAVLAAVAGDKASLIWRDPAMERVVQLANQIARSDAPILVTGESGTGKEMIAQHLHQKSLRKDKPFVAVNCAAIPDNLLESELFGHEKGAFTGAIARRIGKFEEANGGTLLLDEISEMDVRLQAKLLRALQERMIDRVGGTQPVKVDLRIIATSNRNLGDAVREGSFREDLFYRLNVVHLRLPALRERPGDILALADHFAKKYAELNGLPLRPIAADARKLLLGNGWRGNVRELENTVHRAVLLAQGVEIGTEAMLTPEGETLGPASGRDVATRAAQTAEAVTRGLVGRTVADVERDLILDTLDHCLGNRTHAAKILGISIRTLRNKLSEYVADGVPVAEPGQARTNSL encoded by the coding sequence ATGCGCCTCATCATCGTCGGCAGCCTCAAGGGCCAGCTCATCACCGCTGCGAAGATCGCGGTCTCGCAGGGCGCGGCCGTCACCCATGCCGAGAGCATCGAGCAGGCACTGGCTGTTCTGCGCGCCAAGGGCGGCGACCTCCTGATGGTCGATGTCGAGCAGCCGATCGCCAAGCTGGTCGCGGCGCTCGAGGCCGAGCGCATCCGCACCCCGCTCGTCGCCTGCGGCACCTCGACCGATGCCCGCGCCGCCGTCGCCGCGATCCAGGCCGGCGCGCGCGAATATGTGCCGCTGCCGCCCGATCCGGAGCTGATCGCGGCCGTGCTCGCCGCGGTCGCGGGCGACAAGGCGAGCCTGATCTGGCGCGACCCGGCGATGGAGCGGGTCGTGCAACTCGCCAATCAGATCGCGCGATCCGATGCGCCGATCCTGGTCACCGGTGAGAGCGGCACCGGCAAGGAGATGATCGCGCAGCATCTGCACCAGAAGTCACTGCGCAAGGACAAGCCTTTCGTCGCGGTGAACTGCGCGGCAATCCCCGACAACCTGCTCGAATCGGAGCTGTTCGGCCATGAAAAGGGCGCCTTCACCGGCGCGATCGCACGGCGCATCGGCAAGTTCGAGGAGGCCAATGGCGGCACGCTGCTGCTCGACGAAATCTCCGAGATGGATGTGCGCCTGCAGGCCAAGCTCCTGCGTGCGCTGCAGGAGCGAATGATCGATCGGGTCGGCGGCACGCAGCCGGTCAAGGTCGACCTGCGCATCATCGCGACCTCGAACCGCAATCTCGGCGATGCCGTGCGCGAGGGCTCCTTTCGCGAGGACCTGTTCTACCGGCTGAACGTCGTGCACCTGCGCCTGCCGGCGCTACGCGAGCGGCCGGGCGACATCCTGGCGCTGGCCGACCATTTCGCGAAGAAATATGCCGAGCTGAACGGGCTGCCGCTGCGCCCGATCGCGGCTGATGCACGCAAGCTCCTGCTCGGCAATGGCTGGCGCGGCAATGTCCGCGAACTCGAGAACACGGTGCATCGCGCCGTCCTGCTGGCGCAGGGCGTCGAGATCGGCACCGAGGCGATGCTGACGCCGGAAGGCGAGACGCTCGGCCCCGCCAGCGGGCGCGATGTCGCGACGCGGGCGGCGCAGACGGCCGAAGCGGTGACACGTGGCCTCGTCGGGCGCACGGTCGCCGATGTCGAGCGCGATCTCATCCTCGACACGCTGGACCATTGCCTCGGCAACCGGACCCATGCGGCGAAGATCCTGGGCATCTCCATCCGGACGCTGCGCAACAAGCTCAGCGAATACGTCGCAGACGGCGTTCCCGTCGCCGAGCCGGGTCAGGCGCGGACAAACTCTCTTTGA
- a CDS encoding MFS transporter, translating into MNEVRENSGEIVTDIPARLDRLPWSRFHTLVVVALGITWILDGLEVTLAGAVSGALKESPVLRFTNTEVGMAGAAYLAGAVIGAVFFGWLTDRLGRKKLFTITVLVYLSATAATAFSWNLWSFLLFRFVTGMGIGGEYTAINSAIQELVPARVRGWTDLVINGSFWVGAAIGGVAAIVLLDPSFVSPDMGWRLAFFIGAVLGLIIMFLRQWIPESPRWLMSHGRIAEAERIVAHIESFSPPQPAAKLPTLTLRPRSRTPMSEVAHTLFVTHRPRTLVALALMTSQAFFYNAIFFTYALILTDFYGVPSQAIGWFILPFAAGNFLGPLLIGRLFDTLGRRPMIAGTYILSGVLLAGTGFLFAREMVSASQLTVCWSIVFFFASAAASSAYLTVSETYPLEIRALAIAVFYSLGTGLGGVAGPWLFGALIDTGSRMSVLGGYLFGAMLMIGAGLIAWRFAVKAERRSLEDISKPLGAV; encoded by the coding sequence TTGAACGAGGTACGCGAGAACTCAGGCGAGATCGTCACCGATATCCCGGCGAGGCTCGACCGTTTGCCCTGGTCACGCTTCCACACGCTTGTGGTCGTCGCGCTCGGCATCACCTGGATCCTCGACGGGCTCGAGGTCACCCTCGCCGGCGCCGTGTCGGGCGCCCTCAAGGAAAGCCCGGTGTTGCGCTTCACCAACACCGAAGTCGGGATGGCGGGCGCCGCCTATCTCGCCGGTGCGGTGATCGGCGCGGTTTTCTTCGGCTGGCTGACCGATCGCCTCGGCCGCAAGAAGCTCTTCACCATCACCGTTCTCGTCTATCTGAGCGCGACCGCCGCGACCGCGTTCTCCTGGAACCTGTGGAGTTTCCTGCTCTTCCGCTTCGTGACCGGGATGGGCATCGGCGGCGAGTACACAGCAATCAATTCGGCGATCCAGGAGCTTGTGCCGGCTCGCGTGCGCGGCTGGACCGACCTCGTCATCAACGGCTCCTTCTGGGTCGGCGCCGCGATCGGCGGCGTCGCCGCCATCGTCCTGCTCGATCCCTCCTTCGTTTCGCCGGACATGGGCTGGCGGCTCGCCTTCTTCATCGGCGCCGTGCTCGGCCTGATCATCATGTTCCTGCGCCAATGGATTCCGGAGAGCCCGCGCTGGCTGATGAGCCATGGCCGGATCGCCGAGGCCGAGCGCATCGTCGCCCACATCGAATCGTTCTCACCGCCGCAGCCAGCCGCAAAGCTTCCGACGCTCACCCTACGCCCGCGCTCGCGCACGCCGATGAGCGAAGTGGCTCACACGCTCTTCGTCACGCACCGGCCGCGCACGCTGGTTGCGCTGGCGTTGATGACGTCGCAAGCCTTCTTCTACAACGCGATCTTCTTCACCTATGCGCTGATCCTGACCGACTTCTACGGCGTTCCATCGCAGGCGATCGGCTGGTTCATCCTGCCCTTCGCCGCCGGCAACTTCCTCGGACCGCTTCTGATCGGGCGTCTGTTCGACACGCTCGGCCGGCGTCCCATGATTGCCGGGACCTATATCCTGTCCGGCGTGCTCCTGGCCGGAACCGGCTTCCTATTCGCACGCGAAATGGTCAGCGCCAGCCAGCTCACCGTCTGCTGGAGCATCGTCTTCTTCTTCGCATCCGCTGCGGCGAGTTCAGCGTATCTGACCGTAAGCGAGACCTATCCGCTCGAGATCAGGGCGCTGGCGATTGCCGTATTCTATTCGCTCGGCACCGGGCTCGGCGGCGTCGCCGGTCCCTGGCTCTTCGGCGCGCTGATCGATACCGGCTCGCGCATGAGCGTGCTGGGCGGCTATCTGTTCGGCGCCATGCTGATGATCGGCGCCGGCCTTATCGCCTGGCGCTTTGCGGTCAAGGCGGAGCGTCGCTCGCTCGAAGACATCAGCAAGCCGCTGGGAGCGGTCTGA
- a CDS encoding helix-turn-helix domain-containing protein — protein MDDLASRLAERLRGEREARGWSLNDLAERSGVSRAMISRIERGEASPTAVLLGRLSGAFGLTLSNLLARIENAGERVRRATEQPIWRDPETGFVRRAISPAGNGDLELVAGELPPGAAIAYPASSYAFIRQQIWMQSGLLDFDEGGIVTRLEAGDCMELGPPSDCRFSNPGTEPARYLVVVSRR, from the coding sequence ATGGACGATCTCGCGTCAAGATTGGCGGAACGGCTGCGGGGCGAGCGCGAGGCGCGCGGCTGGAGCCTGAACGACCTGGCCGAACGCTCCGGCGTCTCGCGCGCCATGATCAGCCGGATCGAGCGCGGTGAGGCGAGCCCAACCGCCGTGTTGCTCGGCCGGCTCTCGGGCGCCTTCGGCCTGACCCTGTCGAACCTGCTCGCGCGGATCGAGAATGCCGGCGAACGCGTCCGCCGCGCCACCGAGCAGCCGATCTGGCGCGATCCGGAGACCGGCTTCGTCCGCCGCGCGATCTCGCCGGCCGGAAACGGCGATCTCGAACTCGTCGCCGGCGAGTTGCCGCCCGGCGCGGCGATCGCTTATCCCGCCAGCTCTTACGCCTTCATCCGACAGCAGATCTGGATGCAGTCGGGCTTGCTAGACTTCGACGAGGGCGGCATCGTGACCCGGCTTGAGGCCGGTGACTGCATGGAGCTCGGCCCGCCCAGCGATTGCCGCTTCAGCAATCCCGGCACCGAGCCGGCACGCTATCTAGTGGTGGTGAGCAGGCGCTGA